From Sceloporus undulatus isolate JIND9_A2432 ecotype Alabama chromosome 6, SceUnd_v1.1, whole genome shotgun sequence, one genomic window encodes:
- the ODF3L1 gene encoding outer dense fiber protein 3-like protein 1, giving the protein MESTCIFPKLPSRPPAGSRHYASISAKFKGPGPGKYGRQPCTGVKDHDFTKYTEPAYTMRLKSKAKMIEVVESPGPCYYVDPSLSHLGIWRPASFRMAQEKKRTNIIPTPAPNEYYIEKIHPIEEPNAPAYTIGVRTRYWENSPTPGPNRYTLPGTLGPGLPVKPSAPCLSMATSASVWSYAKDPIKGPGPAMYTIPEPDVYLHRQPAHSISQRLTPSIKDSTPGPLDYSVELVTAHKPRAPRFSLGIRHSEYVHTTPPVCIVKE; this is encoded by the exons ATGGAGTCCACTTGTATTTTCCCAAAGCTTCCATCCAGACCTCCAGCAGGCAGTAGGCACTATGCATCGATCAGTGCCAAATTTAAAG GGCCAGGACCCGGGAAGTATGGCAGGCAACCATGCACTGGTGTTAAGGACCATGACTTTACCAAGTACACTGAGCCAGCTTACACCATGCGTTTGAAATCCAAAGCAAAAA TGATTGAAGTTGTGGAGAGTCCTGGCCCCTGTTATTATGTGGATCCTAGCCTTTCGCACCTAGGAATATGGAGGCCAGCTTCGTTCCGTATGGCacaggagaaaaagagaacaa ACATAATTCCGACTCCTGCCCCGAATGAATATTATATTGAGAAGATACACCCAATCGAAGAACCAAATGCCCCAGCATATACCATAGGCGTACGGACACGCTACTGGGAGAACAGCCCAACCCCAGGACCCAACAGATATACCTTACCAGGAACACTGGGACCCGGCTTACCTGTCAAGCCTTCTGCTCCTTGCCTCTCAATGGCTACCAGCGCATCAGTGTGGAGCTATGCCAAAGATCCGATAAAAGGGCCCGGCCCGGCCATGTACACCATACCAGAGCCAGATGTGTACCTACACCGTCAGCCTGCCCACAGCATATCCCAGAGGTTGACTCCCTCTATCAAAGACAGCACACCAGGCCCCCTTGACTATAGTGTTGAGCTGGTCACTGCCCACAAACCTAGAGCTCCGCGGTTCAGCCTGGGGATTCGCCACTCTGAGTATGTTCACACCACTCCTCCGGTTTGCATTGTCAAAGAATGA